A part of Quatrionicoccus australiensis genomic DNA contains:
- the yjgA gene encoding ribosome biogenesis factor YjgA → MQEEDFTESTSRPSKTKKKEAMHELRDLGAELVELSVGQLKKIKLPEEIYDAVRECQKITAHGAHRRQVAYLGKLMRNVDDEPIRAGLALLRGESSAEVARIHRLERMRQRLIDDEGALPELLALWPGLDMQQLRQLRRNALKEQEGNKPPKSFRAIFQLLQEQDGKPAPEAAETDDE, encoded by the coding sequence ATGCAAGAAGAAGATTTCACCGAGAGTACCAGCCGCCCTTCGAAGACCAAGAAGAAGGAGGCCATGCATGAACTGCGCGACCTCGGCGCCGAACTGGTCGAGCTTTCCGTCGGCCAGCTCAAGAAGATCAAGCTGCCGGAAGAGATTTACGACGCCGTGCGCGAATGCCAGAAGATCACCGCCCACGGCGCCCACCGCCGCCAGGTTGCCTATCTCGGCAAGCTGATGCGCAATGTCGACGACGAACCGATCCGCGCCGGCCTGGCGCTGCTGCGCGGCGAATCGTCGGCCGAAGTGGCGCGTATCCACCGCCTCGAACGCATGCGCCAGCGCCTGATCGACGACGAAGGCGCCCTGCCCGAGTTGCTCGCACTGTGGCCCGGCCTCGACATGCAGCAGTTGCGCCAGCTGCGCCGCAACGCGCTCAAGGAACAGGAAGGCAACAAGCCGCCGAAGAGTTTCCGCGCCATTTTCCAGCTGCTGCAGGAACAGGACGGCAAGCCGGCACCGGAAGCTGCGGAAACGGATGATGAGTGA
- the mog gene encoding molybdopterin adenylyltransferase has translation MSEQLIIGLVSISDRASTGIYEDKGIPALQEWLGGALSTPWRAETRLIADDQPTIENTLIELVDRCGCHLVLTTGGTGPALRDVTPEATLAVADKEMPGFGEEMRRISLNFVPTAILSRQVAVIRKQALIINLPGQPKSIKETLEGVRNAAGEVTHVGIFAAVPYCIDLIGGPYAETDPAVIKVFRPKSAIRPA, from the coding sequence ATGAGTGAACAACTGATCATCGGCTTGGTCTCGATCAGTGACCGCGCCTCGACCGGCATCTACGAAGACAAGGGTATCCCGGCCCTGCAGGAATGGCTGGGCGGCGCGCTGAGCACGCCCTGGCGCGCCGAAACGCGCTTGATCGCCGACGATCAGCCGACGATTGAAAATACCCTGATTGAACTGGTCGACCGCTGCGGCTGCCATCTGGTGCTGACCACCGGCGGCACCGGCCCGGCGCTGCGCGACGTGACGCCGGAAGCAACACTGGCCGTCGCCGACAAGGAAATGCCGGGTTTCGGCGAGGAAATGCGCCGGATCAGCCTCAACTTCGTGCCGACCGCGATCCTGTCGCGCCAGGTGGCGGTGATCCGCAAGCAGGCCCTGATCATCAACCTGCCCGGCCAGCCGAAGTCCATCAAGGAAACGCTTGAAGGCGTCCGCAATGCCGCCGGCGAAGTCACGCACGTCGGCATCTTTGCCGCCGTGCCCTACTGCATCGACCTGATCGGCGGCCCCTACGCCGAAACCGACCCGGCGGTGATCAAGGTCTTCCGCCCGAAGTCGGCGATCCGCCCGGCTTAA
- a CDS encoding thymidylate synthase, whose protein sequence is MQQYLDLMRHVLDQGHDKSDRTGTGTRSVFGWQMRFDLAKGFPAVTTKKLHLKSIIHELLWFLQGDTNIAYLKENGVRIWDEWADENGDLGPVYGKQWRRWETPDGRVIDQIGQLVHSLKNNPDSRRHIVSAWNPGDVDNMALPPCHCLFQFYVADGKLSCQLYQRSADIFLGVPFNIASYALLTLMLAQVCGYQPGDFVHTFGDAHIYSNHFAQAQLQLAREPRPLPQMWINPDVTDLLAFRFEDFRLDGYDPHPHIAAPVAV, encoded by the coding sequence ATGCAGCAATACCTCGACCTGATGCGCCACGTTCTCGACCAGGGCCATGACAAGTCCGACCGTACCGGCACCGGCACCCGCTCGGTCTTTGGCTGGCAGATGCGCTTCGACCTGGCCAAGGGATTCCCGGCGGTTACCACCAAGAAGCTGCACCTCAAGTCGATCATCCACGAACTGCTGTGGTTCCTGCAGGGCGACACCAACATCGCCTACCTCAAGGAAAACGGCGTCCGTATCTGGGACGAATGGGCCGATGAGAATGGCGATCTCGGGCCAGTCTACGGCAAACAGTGGCGCCGCTGGGAAACCCCGGACGGGCGCGTCATCGACCAGATCGGTCAACTCGTGCACAGCCTGAAAAACAATCCGGACTCCCGCCGTCACATCGTCTCGGCCTGGAATCCGGGCGATGTGGACAACATGGCCCTACCGCCCTGCCACTGCCTGTTCCAGTTCTACGTCGCCGACGGCAAACTGTCCTGCCAGCTCTACCAGCGCAGTGCCGACATCTTCCTCGGCGTGCCCTTCAACATCGCTTCCTACGCCCTGTTGACGCTGATGCTGGCGCAAGTTTGCGGCTACCAGCCGGGCGATTTCGTGCATACCTTCGGCGACGCCCACATCTATTCCAACCACTTTGCCCAGGCGCAACTGCAACTCGCCCGCGAGCCCCGCCCGCTGCCGCAGATGTGGATCAATCCGGACGTCACGGATCTGCTGGCCTTCCGCTTCGAGGATTTCCGTCTCGACGGCTACGACCCGCACCCGCACATCGCTGCGCCGGTCGCTGTTTAG
- the pgi gene encoding glucose-6-phosphate isomerase produces MRLTETSGWRALADHVKQLRQKHLRSLFADDPSRFEHLSCRHGNLLVDYSKQRLTGETMQLLRQLAQTADIAGWARRMRSGEAINHTEQRAVRHVDLRAGDAAPPEVRNVLTRMQAFCERVHSGQWRGYSGERITDILNIGIGGSDLGPHMAVQALAARQHPDIRVHFVSNLDGADLANMLQHLSPRSTLFVIASKTFTTLETITNARTARDWLLAACGDPSMVARHFVAASTNLKATGEFGIAPENVFEFQDWVGGRFSLWSAIGLPIALAVGFANFKELLAGARDMDEHFFSAPAESNLPLTLALLALWNTNFLKAHSHGVFPYSHSLGLLPAHLQQLEMESNGKHVDRQGLPVDIATAPILWGTAGTNGQHSFFQLLHQGSELVASDFIALARSDFPLPGHHSNLLANCLAQSSALAFGQTQKEARQAGIPESLLPYRTFPGNQPSTTIVLPELSPFTLGQLVALYEHKVFCLGVLWNLNSFDQWGVELGKQLASRLAPCLRGEAASDTLDSSTRGLIDHLRQFRT; encoded by the coding sequence ATGCGTCTTACTGAAACCTCGGGCTGGCGTGCGCTCGCCGACCATGTCAAACAACTACGCCAGAAGCATCTGCGCAGCCTGTTTGCTGACGACCCAAGCCGTTTCGAGCACCTTTCCTGCCGCCACGGCAACCTGCTGGTCGACTACTCAAAACAGCGCCTGACCGGCGAAACCATGCAGCTGTTGCGCCAACTTGCCCAGACCGCGGATATTGCCGGCTGGGCCAGGCGCATGCGTAGCGGCGAAGCGATCAACCACACCGAACAACGCGCGGTACGCCATGTCGATCTGCGCGCCGGCGACGCAGCACCACCCGAAGTGCGTAACGTGCTGACACGCATGCAAGCCTTCTGCGAACGTGTCCATAGTGGACAGTGGCGCGGCTATAGCGGCGAACGCATTACCGACATCCTGAACATCGGCATCGGCGGCTCCGACCTCGGCCCGCACATGGCGGTTCAGGCTCTCGCCGCACGCCAGCACCCGGACATCCGCGTCCACTTCGTCTCGAACCTCGATGGCGCCGATCTGGCCAACATGCTGCAGCACCTCAGTCCGCGCAGCACGCTGTTCGTGATCGCCAGCAAGACCTTCACCACCCTGGAAACCATCACCAACGCCCGTACCGCCCGCGACTGGCTGCTCGCCGCCTGCGGCGACCCGAGCATGGTGGCCAGGCACTTCGTCGCGGCCTCGACCAATCTCAAGGCCACCGGCGAATTCGGCATTGCCCCGGAAAACGTCTTCGAATTCCAGGACTGGGTCGGAGGCCGCTTCTCGCTGTGGTCGGCGATCGGCCTGCCGATCGCGCTGGCTGTCGGATTTGCCAATTTCAAGGAGTTACTGGCCGGCGCCCGCGACATGGACGAGCACTTTTTCAGTGCCCCCGCCGAATCCAACCTGCCGCTGACCCTCGCCCTCCTCGCCCTGTGGAATACCAATTTCCTCAAGGCGCACAGCCATGGCGTCTTCCCGTACAGCCATTCGCTCGGTCTGCTGCCGGCCCACCTGCAACAGCTGGAAATGGAAAGCAACGGCAAGCATGTCGATCGCCAGGGCCTGCCGGTCGACATCGCTACCGCCCCGATTCTCTGGGGCACCGCCGGCACCAACGGGCAGCACTCGTTCTTCCAGTTGCTGCATCAGGGCAGCGAGCTGGTTGCCAGCGACTTCATCGCACTGGCTCGCTCCGATTTCCCGCTCCCCGGCCATCACAGCAACCTGCTCGCCAACTGTCTCGCGCAATCCTCCGCCCTGGCCTTCGGTCAGACCCAGAAGGAAGCCCGTCAGGCCGGCATCCCGGAAAGCTTGCTGCCCTATCGGACCTTCCCCGGCAACCAGCCTTCGACCACCATCGTGCTGCCCGAACTGAGCCCCTTCACGCTGGGCCAGCTGGTCGCGCTTTACGAGCACAAGGTGTTCTGCCTCGGTGTCTTGTGGAATCTCAATTCTTTCGACCAGTGGGGTGTCGAACTCGGCAAGCAGCTGGCCAGCCGTCTCGCCCCCTGCCTGCGCGGCGAAGCAGCCAGTGACACGCTGGACAGCTCGACACGCGGCCTGATCGACCACCTTCGCCAGTTTCGGACCTGA